GCTCAGCCCTCCATGCGTAATAGCCGCTCGGGTGCACCTGCATCACCTTGCACATGCGCCGCACGCTGTACTGGGCCTCGTGCGCCTTGATGAACGCGTACCTCACCCGGACTGTTTGGCAAAGTACGCGGCGGCCTTTTTTAGGATGTCGCGCTCCTCGGTCACGCGCCGCAGCTCGGCCTTCAGCCGCCGCAGTTCCTCGGCCTGCGAGACCTGTGCCTGCCGCTCGGCGCCCGGCGCCGAGTACACCTTGATCCACTTGTACAGGCTGTGCTGGCTCACTCCGATCCGTGCCGACACGTCGGCCACCCGGTGGCCTCGCTCCGTGATCTGCTTGACCGCCTCGATCTTGAATTCTTCTGGGTAGGGTTGGTTGGTCTTCATGGCACCTCCTATTGGGCCTCAGATTGAGACTCGAAGGTGTCTACTGAATCCGGGTCGATTCACAGCGTGCTCCGACATTGGCCAGAGAACGATGCAGCGATCGAGCAGCGATTCGGCCTGCCGATCGGAAGCATCAGAAAGACGGCTTTCGATGGGGGCGCGTCTGACGCCAGCGATCATCGGCCGCATCTCGGATGAGCAGTGGCGGCGGCAGATCGTCGCCGCGTTGGCGGACTTGCATCCCGGCGTGGACTGTGCTTCGGCCGTGATGGAGTGGTCGGCCCAGCCTGGCACCCTAGCCTGGGAAGCGTTCGAGCTGCTGCGGTCCGCCGCGAGAAACTCCTCGGCCAAGCTGGTCCTTGTGACGAACGCGACAACACGGCTTCGTCAAGACCTGGAGGTTCTCGGACTTGGCCTCGCTTTTGGTGCGGTGGTGAACTTCAGCGAGCTCGGCCATGCCAAACCCGACTCGACCATCTTCGCCGCCGCTCTTGCCGCAGTGGGTTGCGCAGCCAGCGAGGCCCTGTTCGTGGACGACAGCCTCCAGAATGTCGAAGCGGCCCTTGGCCTCGGAATCAAGGCGCATCGCTGTCAAGGCATTGATGGATTTGGTGACTTCCTTGCAGATGCAGGTGCGCTGCCGAACGCGGACTAAGCGCTTGGTCGAATCGAAGCCAGCGAGGCGCTCGGCCTGACCACGGCATCCCTCAAACCGTCATCCCCCCCGACACCTCCAGCACCGCCCCATTCACATAGCTCGCCTCGTCGCTGGCCAGGAAGGCATAGACATTGGCGATCTCCTCGGGCTTGCCCAGGCGCTTCAGCGGCACATGCTCCTGCATCTGCGCGATCACCTTGTCGG
This genomic stretch from Roseateles sp. DAIF2 harbors:
- a CDS encoding HAD family hydrolase — encoded protein: MQRSSSDSACRSEASERRLSMGARLTPAIIGRISDEQWRRQIVAALADLHPGVDCASAVMEWSAQPGTLAWEAFELLRSAARNSSAKLVLVTNATTRLRQDLEVLGLGLAFGAVVNFSELGHAKPDSTIFAAALAAVGCAASEALFVDDSLQNVEAALGLGIKAHRCQGIDGFGDFLADAGALPNAD